One segment of Paenibacillus sp. FSL R7-0337 DNA contains the following:
- a CDS encoding fucose 4-O-acetylase — MTRESPFDTRGETFFLNLRFMLIVTVFVANAIEPLIQEMSGLHTLYQWIFSFHMPLFVLVTGYFARSSLHGAPGRKVLLQIALQYVIFQSLYSLLDASLFHVNNIQHSFFAPYLLLWFLASHICWRLLMLGMSRWTRSAQLAFAVTAGVAVGYLQLDGIWFSISRTFVYLPFFVIGYHFSFGAFVKLYQRYVKSIAAAASLLLLLAIGLLGGDLPMGWLYGSMTYMQLGAHEWYAGLFRLAVYGLQFIASLAFLGLVPYGLSRMTGLGRRTLYVSLLHGFVVRTAVISGLYAYIGNPAGAALLLAGAVGCTVLLAQPAVRRLLNPLVEPSVDWMISLQRAAIRRSL, encoded by the coding sequence ATGACCCGGGAAAGCCCGTTTGACACGCGCGGAGAGACTTTCTTTCTTAACCTGCGCTTCATGCTCATTGTAACTGTCTTTGTGGCCAATGCGATCGAACCCCTGATTCAAGAAATGAGCGGACTTCACACGCTTTACCAGTGGATCTTCAGTTTTCACATGCCGCTGTTTGTACTGGTGACCGGATACTTTGCCCGTTCAAGCTTACATGGAGCGCCTGGACGCAAGGTACTCCTGCAAATTGCCCTGCAATATGTTATTTTTCAGAGCCTCTACTCCCTACTTGACGCCTCCCTGTTTCATGTCAATAATATACAGCATTCGTTCTTCGCTCCTTATCTGCTGCTCTGGTTCCTGGCCAGCCACATCTGCTGGCGCCTGCTGATGCTGGGCATGAGCCGCTGGACCCGCAGCGCCCAACTGGCCTTCGCTGTTACCGCAGGGGTGGCCGTAGGTTATCTGCAACTGGACGGGATCTGGTTCAGTATCAGCCGTACCTTTGTCTATCTGCCCTTTTTTGTGATCGGGTATCATTTCTCCTTCGGGGCTTTCGTGAAGCTGTATCAGCGGTATGTCAAAAGCATTGCCGCCGCCGCTTCGCTCCTGCTGCTCCTTGCTATCGGCCTGCTTGGCGGCGATCTCCCTATGGGCTGGCTATACGGCAGTATGACCTATATGCAGCTTGGCGCCCATGAATGGTATGCAGGTCTGTTCCGGCTGGCGGTTTATGGCCTGCAATTCATCGCCTCCCTGGCATTTTTGGGCCTGGTGCCTTACGGGTTAAGCCGCATGACCGGTCTGGGACGCCGCACTCTCTATGTTTCTCTGCTACATGGCTTTGTGGTCCGCACGGCGGTGATTTCCGGCCTGTATGCCTATATCGGCAACCCCGCCGGAGCAGCTCTGCTGCTCGCCGGTGCAGTAGGATGTACGGTTCTGCTCGCCCAGCCTGCGGTCAGACGTCTGTTGAACCCGCTCGTGGAGCCGTCCGTAGACTGGATGATCTCCCTGCAACGTGCCGCCATCCGGCGCTCTCTATAA
- a CDS encoding alpha/beta hydrolase: protein MKKNIIRRRVLIGVVLVLLVAGVFIWRYLTPYKPEARAETALISAGGVTVEQNDNWISFDPSVVLGTAVIFYPGALVKAEAYAPLARKVAAAGHPFYIARMPLNLAVIKGDAAEDIIRVHPKQSFVLGGHSLGGVMASRFAADHAGQLEGVFFLASYPDEKGSLKDTTLSVLSVLGTKDEVVDQKSYNKGRSYLPGNTVYVSVDGGNHAQFGSYGAQKGDGTATITEEEQQTRTVRAMLDWLGNLRQSK from the coding sequence ATGAAAAAGAATATAATCAGACGCCGTGTGCTTATTGGAGTGGTGTTGGTTCTACTGGTGGCGGGAGTGTTTATATGGAGGTATCTGACCCCGTATAAGCCGGAGGCACGGGCTGAAACCGCCCTGATCTCTGCCGGGGGAGTCACTGTTGAACAGAATGACAATTGGATCTCGTTCGACCCCTCAGTGGTGCTCGGCACCGCCGTGATCTTTTATCCGGGAGCACTGGTCAAGGCGGAAGCATATGCGCCGCTGGCCCGTAAAGTTGCCGCAGCCGGTCACCCGTTCTACATTGCCAGAATGCCGCTTAATCTGGCTGTAATCAAAGGGGATGCCGCCGAAGATATTATCCGCGTGCATCCGAAGCAGTCCTTCGTCCTGGGCGGACATTCGCTTGGCGGCGTAATGGCTTCACGCTTCGCTGCGGATCATGCCGGCCAACTGGAAGGCGTTTTTTTTCTGGCCTCGTATCCCGATGAGAAAGGCAGTCTGAAGGACACTACGTTGTCCGTCTTGTCTGTGCTTGGTACGAAGGATGAAGTCGTCGACCAGAAGAGCTATAACAAAGGACGTTCCTATTTGCCGGGCAATACCGTATATGTGTCGGTTGACGGCGGTAACCATGCCCAATTCGGCAGCTATGGCGCGCAAAAGGGTGACGGAACCGCTACGATTACCGAAGAAGAACAGCAGACCCGGACCGTCCGGGCGATGCTGGACTGGCTGGGGAATCTGCGCCAGAGCAAATGA
- a CDS encoding HAD-IA family hydrolase, giving the protein MPVLHINELSVPVSGILFDKDGTLLDLLATWGSWAELVLEGLGSQLTLIGSRPVTGANLASVLGTTHDASGRITGYDPAGPLSMATAEESTGILAWQLYTAGVPWNEAVTRVNAISKEAMNELRRRRTAVPMPELLPFLEQCAAASLKLGVVTSDNLSTTREHLEWLGISEYFGVLVTRDQVKYGKPAPEMAEKACRELGLLPEEAVIIGDSNADMQLGRGAGLRLAVGISPDGGADHLLDADIVVSGYPALRITI; this is encoded by the coding sequence ATGCCTGTATTGCACATCAATGAACTCTCCGTTCCCGTAAGCGGCATCCTGTTCGATAAGGACGGCACGCTGCTTGATCTCCTGGCTACCTGGGGCAGCTGGGCTGAGCTGGTGCTTGAGGGGCTGGGCAGCCAGCTGACTCTGATTGGCAGCAGGCCCGTAACGGGAGCCAATCTGGCTTCGGTGCTGGGGACGACGCATGATGCTTCTGGACGAATTACCGGTTATGATCCCGCCGGTCCGCTGTCCATGGCAACGGCTGAGGAATCCACCGGGATTCTGGCCTGGCAGCTCTATACAGCGGGTGTACCCTGGAATGAAGCGGTGACGCGCGTGAATGCCATCTCCAAGGAGGCCATGAATGAGCTTCGCCGCCGCCGTACGGCTGTACCTATGCCGGAATTATTGCCATTCCTGGAGCAGTGTGCCGCTGCTTCCCTGAAGCTTGGCGTTGTGACCTCAGACAATCTGTCCACCACCCGCGAGCATCTGGAATGGCTTGGTATTTCAGAATACTTCGGGGTGTTGGTTACCCGAGACCAGGTGAAATACGGCAAGCCTGCACCGGAAATGGCCGAGAAGGCCTGCCGGGAGCTCGGGCTGCTGCCCGAAGAGGCGGTTATTATCGGTGACAGCAATGCGGATATGCAGCTGGGCCGGGGGGCGGGCCTGCGGCTTGCGGTCGGAATCTCACCGGACGGAGGGGCAGACCATCTGCTGGATGCGGACATTGTGGTATCCGGCTATCCGGCGCTCCGCATAACGATCTGA
- a CDS encoding NAD-dependent protein deacylase codes for MEQLQLLASWIQKSNNIVFFGGAGTSTESGIPDFRSAAGLYQTQHNSPYPPEVMLSRSFFMSSPDIFFDFYRSKMIHPGAKPNGAHRLLAELEESGRLKAVITQNIDGLHQIAGSRRVLELHGSIHRNHCMGCQRYYGLEEWLGQEGSVPRCEDCGGIIKPDVVLYEEALDHEVLVEAVDAIAAADLLIIGGTSLTVQPAASLVTYFRGQNTVLLNGEPTPYDDHADLIITERIGEVLGRVQGLLG; via the coding sequence ATGGAACAATTACAGCTACTGGCTTCCTGGATTCAAAAAAGCAATAATATCGTCTTTTTCGGCGGTGCCGGAACATCGACGGAGAGCGGCATCCCGGACTTCCGTTCGGCAGCCGGCCTGTACCAGACACAGCACAACTCTCCCTATCCGCCTGAGGTGATGCTCAGCCGCAGCTTTTTTATGTCCTCGCCGGACATTTTTTTTGATTTCTACCGCAGCAAGATGATTCATCCCGGAGCGAAGCCGAACGGGGCCCACCGTCTGCTTGCGGAGCTGGAGGAGAGCGGCAGGCTGAAGGCGGTCATTACGCAAAATATCGACGGCCTTCATCAGATTGCGGGCAGCCGCCGGGTTCTGGAGCTGCACGGCTCTATCCACCGCAATCACTGCATGGGCTGCCAGCGCTACTACGGTCTGGAGGAATGGCTGGGGCAGGAAGGCTCTGTGCCGCGCTGTGAGGACTGTGGGGGCATCATCAAGCCGGATGTGGTGCTCTATGAGGAAGCGCTTGATCATGAAGTGCTGGTTGAAGCCGTGGATGCCATTGCAGCGGCGGATCTGCTGATTATCGGCGGTACCTCGCTTACCGTTCAGCCTGCTGCAAGCCTGGTCACTTACTTCAGGGGGCAGAATACTGTACTGCTTAACGGCGAGCCTACCCCGTATGACGATCATGCAGATCTGATTATTACAGAGCGGATCGGAGAGGTGCTGGGTAGAGTGCAGGGACTGCTGGGCTAA
- the mgrA gene encoding L-glyceraldehyde 3-phosphate reductase encodes MVYVASDERYEGMRYNRTGRSVLKLPAISLGLWHNFGGIDAYENGREMITRAFDLGITHFDLANNYGPPAGSAEELFGKVLARDLAPYRDELVISTKAGYTMWPGPYGDWGSRKYILSSLDQSLKRLGLDYVDIFYSHRPDPETPMEETMGALDHAVRSGKALYIGLSNYSAEQTRQAIAILKDLGTPLLIHQPRYSMLDRWIEGGLQEVLEEHGVGSIAFTPLAQGLLTNKYLNGIPGDSRAAGPSAALNESRITPEVLRRIHALNQMAVARGQSLAQFALLWTLRGGRITSALIGASRVSQIEENIAALSHSDFTQEELDRIETILKTEGEA; translated from the coding sequence ATGGTATATGTGGCTAGTGATGAACGGTATGAAGGGATGCGTTACAACCGCACCGGCAGGTCCGTCCTCAAGCTTCCGGCCATCTCACTCGGCCTGTGGCATAATTTTGGCGGCATTGATGCTTATGAGAACGGCCGTGAGATGATTACCCGCGCTTTTGATCTCGGGATTACCCACTTTGACCTGGCGAATAACTACGGGCCTCCGGCCGGATCGGCGGAAGAGCTGTTCGGCAAGGTGCTGGCCCGGGATCTCGCGCCGTACCGTGACGAGCTGGTAATCTCGACCAAGGCGGGATATACGATGTGGCCCGGCCCTTATGGGGACTGGGGGTCACGTAAATATATCCTGTCCAGTCTGGACCAGAGCCTGAAGCGGCTGGGACTGGATTATGTGGATATCTTCTACTCCCACCGCCCGGACCCGGAGACACCTATGGAGGAAACGATGGGAGCGCTGGATCATGCTGTCCGCTCAGGCAAGGCGCTGTACATTGGCTTATCGAACTATTCGGCGGAGCAGACCCGGCAGGCTATTGCGATTCTGAAAGACCTGGGCACTCCGCTGCTGATTCACCAGCCGAGGTATTCCATGCTGGACCGCTGGATTGAAGGCGGGCTTCAGGAGGTGCTGGAGGAGCATGGGGTAGGCAGTATTGCCTTCACGCCGCTGGCGCAGGGTCTGCTGACGAATAAATATCTGAACGGCATCCCTGGAGATTCCCGGGCAGCCGGACCTTCGGCTGCGCTGAATGAGAGCCGGATTACGCCGGAGGTGCTGCGCAGAATCCACGCGCTGAATCAGATGGCGGTAGCGCGCGGGCAGAGTCTGGCCCAGTTCGCCCTGCTCTGGACGCTGCGCGGCGGCCGGATCACCTCGGCGCTGATCGGCGCCAGCCGGGTCAGCCAGATCGAAGAGAATATCGCCGCGCTGTCCCATAGTGACTTCACGCAGGAGGAGCTGGACCGGATCGAGACGATCCTTAAGACAGAGGGTGAAGCCTAA
- a CDS encoding AraC family transcriptional regulator — MQHTYSVGSNPVYYDKQLLHVLFAGESQTLPLHQAGPKIYDYYLLHYIESGSGVFRTEQHTYELGAGDCFLIHPGQLVSYISDQLEPWRYRWAAFTGADAGQLAQQAGFAPLAPVLSTAGGSVIPGALAGMMSAFYANKESAALTSLGYLYLIAGEAAELLVSSSRLPGAESQIKRTVKQMIHYMASQYAHPVSIEQMCGSLGYNRAYLSRIFKQETGLSPVTYLLKLRVEKSRQLLRERPELSVEQVAASVGLTDALYFSRQFKRFYRQSPTAYRQATVNPGEK, encoded by the coding sequence GTGCAACATACCTATTCAGTAGGATCAAATCCTGTATATTACGATAAGCAGCTGCTGCATGTACTTTTTGCGGGAGAGAGCCAGACCCTCCCGCTGCATCAGGCGGGTCCCAAGATCTACGATTACTATCTGCTCCATTATATTGAATCAGGCTCCGGGGTCTTCCGGACTGAGCAGCACACATACGAGCTGGGGGCCGGGGACTGCTTCCTGATCCACCCGGGCCAGCTGGTCAGCTATATTTCAGATCAGCTGGAGCCCTGGCGTTACCGCTGGGCCGCCTTCACCGGCGCTGATGCCGGGCAGCTTGCGCAGCAGGCGGGCTTCGCTCCGCTCGCCCCGGTGCTGTCTACCGCAGGCGGCAGTGTAATTCCCGGAGCGCTTGCCGGAATGATGTCCGCCTTCTATGCCAATAAGGAGAGCGCCGCTCTGACCTCTCTGGGTTACCTGTACCTCATCGCAGGAGAAGCGGCGGAGCTGCTGGTCTCCTCCTCCCGGCTGCCGGGTGCGGAATCACAGATCAAGCGGACAGTGAAGCAGATGATTCATTACATGGCTTCTCAGTATGCCCATCCGGTCTCAATTGAACAGATGTGCGGCAGTCTGGGCTATAACCGTGCTTATCTCTCCCGCATCTTCAAGCAGGAGACCGGGCTCTCTCCGGTCACTTACCTGCTGAAGTTGCGGGTGGAGAAGTCGCGCCAGCTGCTGCGTGAACGCCCCGAGCTGTCCGTAGAGCAGGTAGCGGCATCGGTCGGACTGACCGATGCCCTGTATTTCTCCCGGCAGTTCAAGCGCTTCTACCGCCAGTCCCCCACCGCTTACCGCCAGGCTACAGTGAACCCTGGAGAGAAATAG
- a CDS encoding galactokinase: MSIQELNSTFIKKYGESGEAARVFYAPGRVNLIGEHLDYNGGYVFPAALDFGTTLIVRPRTDGKVQFASTNFPYEASIDFSDIGAAKTGEWVDYPVGVMVELAKKGHPVSGGYDLLFHGEIPNGSGLSSSASIEVVTGFAFLTLLGGDTDTVQIALLSQRAENQYVGVNSGIMDQFAVANGKRDQAILLMCDTLEYSLVPFVTGSYKLVIGNTNKKRGLVDSKYNERRSQCEEALAILKQEVPSLSYLAEVKPEQFELLQDKITDETVKRRARHVVEENQRVLDSVEVLKNNDLKQFGLYMNDSHVSLRDLYEVSCEELDVMVEEAQRIPGTLGSRMTGAGFGGCTVSLVHEDDVQRFITEVGEAYKNRTGLTGEFYVCGIGNGVEELKGVK; this comes from the coding sequence ATGAGCATACAGGAACTTAACAGTACATTTATCAAGAAGTACGGGGAGAGCGGGGAAGCCGCGCGGGTATTCTACGCACCGGGCCGCGTGAATCTGATCGGAGAGCATCTGGATTACAACGGAGGTTATGTTTTCCCGGCAGCCCTGGACTTCGGAACCACCCTGATCGTGCGCCCGCGTACAGACGGCAAGGTTCAATTCGCATCCACGAATTTCCCTTATGAAGCTTCCATCGATTTCAGTGACATCGGTGCAGCCAAGACCGGCGAATGGGTGGACTATCCGGTCGGCGTAATGGTGGAGCTGGCTAAGAAGGGTCACCCGGTATCCGGGGGCTACGATCTTTTGTTCCATGGTGAGATTCCTAACGGCTCGGGCTTGTCCTCTTCCGCTTCGATTGAGGTAGTGACCGGCTTCGCCTTCCTGACGCTGCTTGGCGGTGACACAGATACGGTGCAGATCGCTCTGCTGTCCCAGCGCGCGGAGAACCAGTATGTCGGCGTGAACTCCGGGATCATGGACCAGTTCGCTGTGGCCAACGGCAAGCGCGACCAGGCCATCCTGCTGATGTGCGATACGCTGGAATACAGCCTCGTACCTTTCGTGACGGGCAGCTATAAGCTGGTCATCGGCAACACGAACAAGAAGCGCGGCCTGGTGGACTCGAAGTATAATGAGCGCCGCAGCCAATGTGAAGAGGCGCTCGCTATTCTGAAGCAGGAGGTTCCATCCCTGTCCTATCTGGCTGAGGTGAAGCCAGAGCAGTTCGAGCTTTTGCAGGACAAAATTACGGATGAAACTGTAAAGCGCCGGGCCCGCCATGTGGTAGAGGAGAATCAGCGTGTGCTTGACTCCGTGGAGGTGCTGAAGAACAATGATCTGAAGCAGTTCGGCCTGTACATGAATGACTCCCATGTCTCCCTCCGCGACCTCTATGAAGTCAGCTGCGAGGAGCTGGATGTGATGGTGGAAGAAGCGCAGCGCATTCCGGGCACACTGGGCTCACGGATGACCGGCGCAGGATTCGGGGGATGTACGGTATCGCTGGTACACGAGGATGATGTGCAGCGGTTCATAACGGAAGTTGGGGAAGCCTACAAGAACAGAACCGGCCTGACCGGCGAATTCTATGTATGCGGCATCGGCAACGGCGTGGAAGAATTGAAAGGAGTGAAATAA
- the galE gene encoding UDP-glucose 4-epimerase GalE, translating to MAILVTGGAGYIGSHTVAELLDRGEEVVVIDNLLTGHREALLGGKLYEGDLRDKALLAKLFSENEIEAVIHFAASSLVGESMKDPVKYYDNNVYGTQCLLEAMQHAGVDKIVFSSTAATYGEPEKVPIEETDRTEPANVYGETKLTMERMMAWFDKVLGIKYVALRYFNAAGAHASGKIGEDHRPESHLIPLVLQAALKQRENIAVFGEDYPTEDGTCVRDYIHVSDLADAHVRAVTYLRSGSASNIFNLGNGLGFSVKQVIETAKKVTGLDIPVVVQDRRAGDPAVLVASSDKARKVLGWDPQHADLEGIIQSAWSWHSANPQGYGE from the coding sequence ATGGCGATTCTGGTAACGGGCGGCGCAGGATACATCGGTTCACACACAGTAGCAGAGCTGCTGGACCGCGGGGAAGAGGTTGTGGTGATTGACAATCTGCTGACAGGGCACCGGGAGGCGCTGCTGGGCGGCAAGCTGTACGAGGGTGACCTGCGCGACAAGGCGCTGCTGGCGAAGCTGTTCTCCGAGAATGAGATCGAAGCGGTAATTCACTTCGCAGCCAGCTCCCTGGTGGGCGAGAGCATGAAGGACCCGGTTAAATACTACGATAACAATGTCTATGGAACGCAGTGTCTTCTCGAAGCCATGCAGCATGCCGGTGTGGATAAAATCGTCTTCTCCTCCACTGCCGCCACCTACGGCGAACCGGAAAAGGTGCCTATCGAAGAGACCGACCGTACCGAGCCTGCGAATGTCTACGGCGAGACCAAGCTGACCATGGAACGCATGATGGCCTGGTTCGACAAAGTGCTCGGCATCAAATACGTAGCGCTGCGCTACTTCAATGCTGCAGGCGCACACGCCAGCGGCAAGATCGGCGAAGACCACCGTCCGGAGAGCCACCTGATTCCGCTGGTGCTCCAGGCTGCGCTAAAGCAGCGCGAGAATATCGCTGTGTTCGGGGAAGACTATCCGACAGAGGACGGAACCTGCGTACGCGACTACATCCATGTCAGCGATCTGGCGGATGCGCATGTCCGTGCAGTAACTTATCTGCGCAGCGGCAGTGCGAGCAATATCTTCAACCTTGGCAACGGCCTGGGCTTCTCTGTGAAGCAGGTCATTGAGACTGCGAAGAAGGTTACCGGCCTGGATATTCCGGTTGTGGTTCAGGACCGCCGCGCCGGAGATCCGGCAGTGCTCGTCGCTTCCTCTGACAAAGCCCGGAAGGTTCTGGGCTGGGACCCACAGCATGCCGATCTGGAAGGCATTATTCAGAGCGCCTGGAGCTGGCACTCCGCCAATCCGCAAGGGTACGGGGAGTAA
- a CDS encoding UDP-glucose--hexose-1-phosphate uridylyltransferase, which yields MQNDNSTAAAAEKALYAIEQLVLFAGHTGLIQPADVDYSRNELLDQFGFSEPYPGEFTEGPLDSPQAPLDQLIDYGFSLGLIPENTDTYRDLLDAKIMGLLMARPSEVNAEFAAIRAEQGVQAATDRFYKLSIDSNYIRMDRVAKNVYWLQESPYGDIEMTINLSKPEKSPKEIAMARLLPPPVYPKCQLCRENVGYAGRVNHPPRQNLRVIPLTMNSEKWFFQYSPYVYYNEHCIVFHHDHVPMKLTKDTLKRLLSFVEAFPHYFIGSNADLPIVGGSILTHDHFQGGRHTFPIQKAPKEDTFTHASYPGVSLSTVKWPMSVLRMHAEDPAVLLEAGNHIYESWKTYSDPAAEVLAFSEEDGESVPHNTVTPIVRRAEDGGYEMDLVLRNNRTSEEYPEGIFHPHREMHHIKKENIGLIEVMGLAILPGRLKEELDAIAGILAGDTALLGDVQSKGQEHPLALHTSWITELVSRFGTSLNREEAVKTIQNEVGTKFTHILEHAGVYKRTPEGQAAFRRFLNSSGFN from the coding sequence ATGCAGAACGATAATAGTACGGCTGCTGCCGCTGAGAAGGCGCTGTATGCGATTGAACAGCTGGTTCTGTTTGCCGGACATACGGGACTTATCCAGCCCGCAGATGTGGATTACAGCCGTAATGAACTACTGGACCAGTTCGGCTTCAGCGAGCCGTATCCCGGTGAGTTCACTGAAGGTCCGCTGGACAGCCCGCAGGCCCCGCTGGACCAGCTGATTGATTACGGGTTCAGTCTTGGGCTGATCCCGGAGAATACGGATACGTACCGCGACCTGCTGGATGCCAAGATTATGGGCCTGCTCATGGCCCGCCCGTCTGAGGTGAATGCGGAGTTCGCCGCGATCCGGGCGGAGCAGGGCGTGCAGGCGGCAACAGACCGCTTTTATAAGCTGAGCATTGATTCCAACTATATCCGTATGGACCGTGTAGCGAAGAATGTGTATTGGCTTCAGGAGTCGCCGTACGGGGATATTGAGATGACGATCAACCTCTCCAAGCCGGAGAAAAGTCCGAAGGAAATCGCCATGGCCCGGCTGCTTCCTCCTCCGGTCTATCCGAAGTGCCAGCTCTGCCGCGAGAACGTCGGCTATGCCGGACGGGTCAATCACCCGCCGCGTCAGAACCTGCGCGTGATCCCGCTCACGATGAACAGCGAGAAGTGGTTCTTCCAGTACTCGCCTTATGTCTACTATAACGAGCATTGCATCGTGTTCCACCATGATCATGTGCCGATGAAGCTGACGAAGGATACGCTGAAGCGTCTGCTTAGCTTCGTGGAAGCCTTCCCGCATTATTTCATTGGCTCGAATGCCGATCTGCCGATTGTCGGCGGCTCCATTCTGACGCATGACCACTTCCAGGGCGGACGGCATACGTTCCCGATCCAGAAGGCACCCAAAGAGGATACCTTCACACATGCCTCATATCCCGGTGTCAGCTTAAGCACTGTGAAGTGGCCGATGTCCGTGCTGCGGATGCATGCCGAAGATCCGGCGGTGCTGCTGGAGGCAGGCAACCATATCTACGAATCCTGGAAAACTTACAGCGATCCGGCCGCCGAAGTACTGGCGTTCAGTGAAGAGGACGGCGAGAGCGTGCCGCATAATACCGTCACCCCTATCGTGCGCCGGGCAGAGGACGGCGGCTACGAGATGGATCTGGTGCTGCGCAACAACCGGACCAGCGAAGAATATCCCGAAGGGATCTTCCACCCGCACCGGGAGATGCACCATATCAAGAAGGAGAACATCGGCCTCATTGAGGTGATGGGTCTGGCGATTCTGCCGGGACGGCTCAAGGAAGAGCTTGACGCCATCGCTGGCATATTGGCAGGCGATACCGCGCTTCTCGGAGATGTCCAGAGCAAGGGCCAGGAGCATCCGCTGGCGCTGCACACTTCCTGGATTACCGAACTGGTAAGCCGCTTCGGCACCTCCCTGAACCGCGAAGAAGCGGTAAAGACCATTCAGAATGAAGTGGGTACGAAGTTCACTCACATTCTGGAACATGCCGGAGTCTACAAACGCACGCCGGAAGGGCAGGCGGCCTTCCGCCGGTTCTTGAACAGCAGCGGTTTTAACTGA
- a CDS encoding iron-containing alcohol dehydrogenase — MRKFEFYNPTKLIFGQGTLQALRTEVPKYGKNVLLMYGGGSIKRSGLYDNVIAELAAASAVVTELAGVEPNPRLSTVHKGVALCHEHHIDLILAVGGGSVLDCAKAVAVGAKYEGDMWDFVERKAAPQGALPLGTVLTMAATGSEMNNGSVITNEVTKEKMGWGSIHAYPAFSILDPENTFSLPRDQTVYGMVDIMSHTLEHYFHTDSNTPLQDGFLESLLRTVIETAPKLIEDLNNYELRETIMYCGTMALNGMVSMGFAGDWATHNIEHAVSAVYDIPHGGGLAILFPQWMRYNLSTNPARFRQLAVNVFGIDPAGKTDEQTGLEGIEALRSFWDSIGAPKTLGDYDIDDSEIGSMADKAVRFGPFGNFRKLERQDVVEIYKLAL, encoded by the coding sequence ATGCGCAAGTTTGAATTTTATAACCCTACCAAGCTTATTTTCGGACAGGGAACATTGCAGGCACTCCGTACCGAGGTGCCGAAATACGGTAAGAACGTACTGCTGATGTACGGCGGCGGCAGTATTAAGCGCAGCGGCCTGTACGACAACGTCATTGCTGAGCTGGCTGCGGCTTCAGCCGTAGTTACCGAGCTTGCCGGAGTGGAGCCGAATCCGCGTCTCTCGACGGTACATAAAGGTGTAGCGTTGTGCCATGAGCATCACATTGACCTGATTCTTGCTGTCGGCGGCGGCAGCGTGCTGGATTGTGCCAAGGCAGTGGCTGTCGGGGCAAAATATGAAGGGGATATGTGGGACTTTGTAGAACGCAAGGCCGCTCCTCAAGGTGCACTTCCGCTGGGAACCGTACTGACAATGGCAGCGACCGGCTCGGAAATGAACAACGGCTCGGTGATCACCAATGAAGTGACCAAGGAGAAAATGGGCTGGGGCAGCATTCATGCCTATCCGGCCTTCTCGATCCTTGACCCGGAGAACACCTTCTCTCTGCCGCGCGACCAGACAGTGTACGGTATGGTGGACATCATGTCCCATACGCTGGAGCATTATTTCCATACTGACAGCAATACGCCTTTACAGGACGGCTTCCTGGAGAGTCTGCTTCGCACCGTGATTGAGACGGCTCCTAAGCTGATTGAGGATCTGAACAACTACGAGCTGCGCGAGACCATTATGTATTGCGGGACGATGGCGCTGAATGGAATGGTCAGTATGGGCTTTGCCGGTGACTGGGCTACGCACAACATTGAGCATGCCGTATCCGCTGTGTATGATATTCCCCACGGCGGCGGCCTGGCGATTCTCTTCCCGCAGTGGATGAGATATAACCTCAGCACGAATCCTGCCCGCTTCCGCCAGCTGGCTGTGAACGTGTTCGGTATTGACCCTGCCGGCAAGACCGATGAGCAGACCGGCCTCGAAGGCATTGAAGCACTCCGCAGCTTCTGGGATTCCATTGGTGCTCCGAAGACGCTCGGCGATTATGATATCGACGACAGCGAAATCGGCAGTATGGCTGACAAGGCGGTCCGCTTCGGCCCGTTCGGCAACTTCCGCAAGCTGGAGCGTCAGGACGTTGTTGAAATTTATAAGCTGGCTTTGTAA
- a CDS encoding protease: MQTLYLGCLALGILFAVVSVVVGDLIGSALDGIFDIVSFDFLNPTLLAGGITVFGGAGMLLNRYSGLEDGVILALSLLVAAFMGVLMHLVVVKPMRNSEMSNGFSMSELPGRIGEVTVPVPGVGYGEIMVKFGAGNSLHTAASFEQHALPAGIKVVVVEVREGVALVSEFEERKGVD, encoded by the coding sequence ATGCAAACGCTGTATTTGGGCTGTTTGGCGCTGGGCATTCTTTTTGCTGTAGTCAGTGTAGTGGTAGGCGACCTGATTGGGAGTGCTCTGGACGGGATTTTTGACATCGTATCCTTTGATTTCCTGAATCCTACCCTATTGGCAGGAGGGATAACTGTATTCGGTGGAGCAGGTATGCTGCTTAACCGCTACAGCGGACTGGAAGATGGCGTGATTCTTGCCTTGTCCCTGCTGGTTGCGGCATTCATGGGCGTATTGATGCATTTGGTGGTGGTGAAGCCAATGAGGAACAGCGAAATGTCGAACGGCTTCTCCATGAGTGAACTGCCGGGGAGAATCGGTGAGGTTACCGTCCCGGTCCCCGGCGTGGGCTACGGTGAGATTATGGTGAAGTTCGGTGCAGGCAACAGCCTGCATACGGCGGCCAGCTTCGAGCAGCATGCACTGCCGGCCGGGATCAAGGTTGTAGTAGTTGAGGTACGTGAAGGTGTAGCACTTGTGTCTGAATTCGAAGAGAGAAAAGGAGTGGATTGA